The following nucleotide sequence is from Dehalococcoidia bacterium.
ACAACGTCCCCATGGTCCCGTGGTTCCAGTACTATCACCTGTGGGCGAACGTTTGGATTGACAATACCGACCCGACGTTCAAGGGGCGGCCGGCGTAGCCCTCATCCTCACCCCCGTCCCCTCTCCCTCTCCCAATACTGGAGAGAGGGAGAGGGGCGATCCTGGGGAGCAAGGTCCGGGGCCGCGCCGGGTTATCCGGTTGCCGCAGGGTCGCACCCGCATGGCTGCGGAGCGGCCATCTTTCCCTGCCTGGGCCCTTCGCGCCGCCCCGGCCGCGCCTTCAGCCTCCATCTTCTTGCCTGCAAGCTCCCCTCTCCCGGGATTGGGAGAGGGGCCGGGGGAGAGGGCCGAGAATCCCGCTGTCAGGAAAATCCTGACAGCCGATGCGCGACCCGCCGGACTTTCTCCGGCGGCGCCATGACCTATCCTGCTGGTGGACCGGCGGGCGCAGTAGCCCGGTCGCCCGCCGCGTGCATCGGCGTCGGGGATGTGGCGCAACGGTCGGGGTTCGGTCCGTCGCGCACCGAAGCATCACCGCAGCCACGCGAGAGGAGCGCAGGGGTGGCGCTCCTCTCGCACTTTTGTGTTTGTTTCTGCCGTTCGGCCCTCATCCTCTCCTGTCTCCTTCCCCCAATCCTGGGAGAAGGAGACGATCCGGCGCCGGGCGATCCGATCGGTTTGCGGTTAGCCCGACGCCGTCCGAGTCGTGCTGCGACCGATCGCCCCTCGCCCAGGATTGGGAGAGGGGTATGTGAAATGAGGCGAGCGCCGAGGGCCAAAGATCAGCCGATCGCGCGATCCACCGCCACCACGGCCGCTTCCACATCCGCCTCGCCGCACCAGAGGTGCGTGCCCATGCGGATACGGCCGTCGCTGCCGTTCACCCAGATGCTTTCCGCGGCCAGCTTCGTCGCCAGTGCCTGCGGCTCAGCGTGCCAGAAACAGGTGTTGCCCGCGCGGTAGTTCGCGTCGAGAGGGGTAGCCACGTCGAGCCCCAGCTCGCGCAGGGCCCGGTTGAGGCGGCCGCTCAGAGCGCGATCGTGCTCCGCGATGCGCTCAATGCCGATCGCCTGCAGGTAGCGCAGCGCGTTCTCCAGCACAAAGATGCCGACGTAGCTCGGGTTGCCGATCTCCAGCCGCGTCGCGTCGCTGCTGCGCACGTACGTCTTCGGCTGCTCGCGGTCGGGCACCGCCTCGGGCGTCTTCCAGCCCAGCAGCGCCGGCTCGATCTCCGGCACGCGCTCGCGGTTCCAGCCCAGCAGCGCCACGCCATGCCAGCCCAGCAGCCACTTGTAGCAGGCGGAGAGCACGAAGTCGCAGAGCGGCCCGGGCACGGGCACCGCGCCCGCCGCGTGCGTCGCGTCCACCACCAGCCAGGCGCCGCGCGCGCGCGCCAGCTCGGCGAGCGCTTCGAGGTTGTGGTGCAGCCCGGTGAGGAAGCTGACCTGGCTGCAGGCGACGGCGCGCGTGCGCGCGTCGATCGCGGCGCGGAAGGCGCCCTCGGCCGGCTCCCAATCGCGCTGGCGCACCAACCGCACCTCGACACCCTGCCGTTCGAGATGCAGCCAGGGATAGAGCACGGCGCCGAACTCGCGGTCTTCGATCACCACGTTGTCGCCGGCCCGCACCGGCAGTGCGTGCGAGAGGGCGTTCATGCCGTCCGAGACCGAGGGCACGAAGGCGATCGTCTCGGCGCCGGGCAGGCCGAACAGCTCGGCCGCCAGCCCGCGTACCGACTGCGTCACCTCCTCCCGCGTGCGCTGGCCCGCCGGGCCCGTGCCCTTGCTGGCAAAGTAGCGCTCCAGCACCGCGCGGTGCGTGCGCAACGACGGTGATTCGCCGCCGGGCGCGAGGTGAATCAACCCGTCGGGCAGCTCAAAATCGGACCGCGCCACCAGGCTAGCCATCGCCCCTCCCCATCCGTGCCAGCATGAACCAGAGGTAATACGCCGCGTAGCCACGATACGGACGCCAGCGCTCGGAAAACGCCTCGACCTCTGCGCTGGTGGCTTTGCGCCCGAGATCGTAGAGCGAGCCGCAGGCCGCCATCAGGC
It contains:
- a CDS encoding aminotransferase class V-fold PLP-dependent enzyme, translating into MASLVARSDFELPDGLIHLAPGGESPSLRTHRAVLERYFASKGTGPAGQRTREEVTQSVRGLAAELFGLPGAETIAFVPSVSDGMNALSHALPVRAGDNVVIEDREFGAVLYPWLHLERQGVEVRLVRQRDWEPAEGAFRAAIDARTRAVACSQVSFLTGLHHNLEALAELARARGAWLVVDATHAAGAVPVPGPLCDFVLSACYKWLLGWHGVALLGWNRERVPEIEPALLGWKTPEAVPDREQPKTYVRSSDATRLEIGNPSYVGIFVLENALRYLQAIGIERIAEHDRALSGRLNRALRELGLDVATPLDANYRAGNTCFWHAEPQALATKLAAESIWVNGSDGRIRMGTHLWCGEADVEAAVVAVDRAIG